GACTGCGTCACCGATCCGAGGAAAAGGGGTTCCATGATGATGTCCATCTTGCCCTCCTCCCCCTGGACCGGGTTCTTCGCTCTCACGCCCATCTCGCCCGCCTTCTCGCCGATGCCTCTAGCGTCGAGGTCGGAAAGCTTTGCAGCGCAGCATACGGCATGGCCCGAGGCTTCCGGCTGGACGAACGCCCTGACTGACAAATCAACTGAGGCGCTCTCGTCTGATCCAAACGCGCCACCTGAAGATGCAATTGCATTCCTTCCGTGCCGTACGTAGAACGTTCCACCTATGTTGTTCGCTCCCGCGGATTCCGCTCCTTCGATCGCATCGAGCACGTACTTCGAAGGGTCGGATAGCCCCACGATTCTCTTGTCGATCTTTCCTGGCCTGTACTTGAACTTGCCCTTCGCGATCCCGCCATATATCTTGCTCGGAGGGGCCTTCTTCGCCAGCGCGACGAGTTCCCGAGCAAGGCTGTCTTTGGAATCCAAGGCTCTGAGGTCAGTTGACATGATGCGTCTGCCCACGGCGACGAACAGGGCGACATGCTTCTCGTTCCATGAGTTGATGCAGTCGATCTGGTTGTTGGAGAACCGGACCTGAGCGATCGAGCTATTGATGGCCTCCGTTACGACGTCATCGGCTCCCTCGGCACGGGCGACTTCGAGCACATGCCTTGCGAGTTCCTTGAGCTCGTTCATTTCAGCATCACGCTCCTGAGCCTTATCATGGGCCCACCCATGTCCGTCGCCATGCCCTGCATGGGGTCGCCCTTCCCGCATTCGCCAGACGTCAACACGACCTTCTTGGATGCGGCGTCGATGGCGCCCCAGAATGCAGGTGTGGTGATCTCGAGAATGCACTTCCTTGCCGGACCCGCCAATTCGCCGTCCTTGACGAAGTATGCCTCCCTTGACACGTACTTCTGGTTGAATCTCTTGTCGTCGATGTTCCATTCCGTGAATGAGTGCATGAGGACGCCGTCCTTGACGGAACCGATGAGCTCGTCCTCCTCGAAATCCCCCGGAGCGACGAATGTGTTGCCCATACGTACTATCGGTTCTCTCAGGTAGAACTCGGACCTGGATGCGCCATTGCTCTGGACATTCATCCTTGATGCGCTTTCCCGGTTGTGGAGGAACTCATTGATCAGGCCCTCTTTGTACAGGTATCTCGGTCGTGCCTTGACGCCCTCCTGGTCGTAGGCGTAATACCCATAGGAGCCTTGGACAGTCGGATCATCAATGACGGTCGCATATCTCGACCCGATCTTCTTTCCAATCATGTCCGGAGACACGAACGACTTGCCGGCTTGGGACATCTCGCGGCCCAGAATCCTATCGGCCTCCATCGGGTGGCCGCATGATTCGTGGGCAGCTATGCCCGCGACCTCCGGTCCACAGACGAGGTCCTTAACGCCAGGCTTGACTTTCTTTCCTTTGTCTATCTGCCGCTTGAGCATGCGGACCTCATCCGCAAGGACTCCTTCAAGGGCCCACGCCTCCACATTCTCCCATCCGCCCGTAGCGGCCCATTCCCGGATGGATTGCTCAGTCTCACCTTTGGATGATACCAGATTGTATGACTCGACGACAACCCTGGGAAGAAGGGATCGTATGCGGGAGCCCTCGGAGTTCACGAGCAGGCTCGCGGTCTCGTAATCCCGCTGCTCGTAGTATCTCCCCTGGACCTTCGCTCCAGTCTTCATCACTGCGTTGTCCAAGCCCCTGAGATACTCGAGCTTGTCATCAGTACTCACTTCGACCAGAGGGCGTTTCTGCCGGACTTCCCAGCTAGTATCTATCGCTCGTTCTGATGAAAAGGAGACCGGAGACCTCCGCTTCGCACTCTTGGCCTGCCTGACGGCCTCCTGCACGAGTCTTGCGCCCTCAGATTTTGATATTCTGTTGCTGCTGGAGAAACCGATGCCGTTCGACAACACGATTCTGACGTTCATTCCCGAATCACTAGACTTGGTGACATTGCTGACCTGCCCGGATCTGATCGATATTTGTCTTGAGTTCCTCTCCTCGAGCCGGACCTCCGCGAGGAGAGTGTCCGCCTTCAAAGCAGCTAGGTCTAGAGTCGCCTCCGCAACGTCCTCATCCAACATCGTGCACCTTGGAGCGGCGCATCGACTGTCGGGATATTAAAGTTCGGCCCGACTGCCTGATGGTAGCAGACCGACAAGGTTAGATAGAGGCGCTTCGTTCGCAAGGTCGAGGTCATTAAATGGCCGTTAATCCAGAGAAGGCGATCGTACTCTGGCCCACTTACTTCGACCTAAGGGCGACCAGAGGTGAGGGCCGGAGGGTGCCCAAACGGGATGCCATAGAAGCTCCCAGCGCCCAGATGCTCTTCGAGGCAGTCAAATCGTTGGGATTGGACTGCATACTCGAGCTGGAGAAGTCGTACCCTCGATTCTGGTACAGGAGCGGCGGAAGGGTTTTGGTGGAGCCCAAACTCGGCAAGACTGAGCTGATGGACAAGGTGGCCTCGAAGCTCAAGAACATGCCAAAGCTGAAGATCTGATCCTATCGGTCCTGGGGAGTCCCCACTTCTTCGACCAGTTTCTTGCCTGCGGAGACGCTATCCACTGAGTGGATAACACCTCCACAATCAGAGATGGTCTCCTCGACGCTCTCGAAATCGATGGATGTGCCCTCGATCGTTATCTTGACGCTCTCAGTCTCCCTGTCTACTTCTTCCAGCGTGCAGTTGACACCGGATACTCCGTTCAGGACCCCGATCCTGCGGGACATTTCGATTATAGTCGGATGGTGAGGTTTGAGAACATCCAAAACCAAGCGTTTTATCTCGCTCACTTGACCTATCCCTGCCGGTGGCTGCAGTTAGGAGGTCTGTCTATATATTCCTTTTCAACATTGGTGCCGAGAAAGTGATATCTGGCTGGGGCCAGACAGATGACTTCTCGTCAGGTTTAATACCGCACTAACCAATCCGAATGCGTGGCTAGGTCAGCGATTCCTCCGGAAGAAGTCAAAGTTCTGGACACGAACGCCTCGTATCTCGGCGTGAGGACGATCAATCTCATGGAGAACGCGGGAGCGGCAGTGGCGAAGTATGTACTCAGCATCAGCAAACCCGCATCGAAGCTAGCGGTCATATGCGGAAAGGGTAACAACGGTGGAGACGGATTCGTTGCCGCTAGACATTTGGCTAAACAGGTTCAGACGGACCTCTTCCTGATCGAGCCAGAGCAGGATATCGCTAGCGACATAGCTCGAATGAACCTGGAAAGTGCGAGGGAGAGTCTAAGGCCACTCCCTCACCTCGACACGAGGAAGTACGACATCATTGTGGACGCCATGCTCGGAATCGGCCTGCAGGGGAGTCCGAGGATCCCGTATCCAAGATACATCAAACTACTCAACGACTCGAGAAAGACCATAGTCTCGATCGATGTGCCTTCGGGATGGCCCTCTGACCTTCGCATCAGGTCCGACGTGACTGTGACGTTCCATGCACCAAAGGTGGGCATGAACAAGGAGAACTCGGGCAAGATCGTCGTCGTGGACATAGGCATCCCACCAGATGCCGAGACCTACTGTGGTCCAGGCGATTTCGCCCTACTGCCCAGAAGGAGAAAGGATTCGCACAAGGGGGATTCTGGGAGGGTCCTGGTAATCGGCGGCGGACCGTACACGGGAGCGCCTGCGTTCACGGGGATGGCCGCCATGAGGTCTGGTGTGGACCTCACCTATATCGCGACTCCAGAGACGTCTGCGATTCCAGTCGCCATCTACTCCCCCAGCTACATAGTGAGGGCACTGGAAGGAGAGATCCTTCGCGAGGACCATGTAAAGGAACTCCTGCAGTTCAGCAAGGGCATGGACGTGGTCGCCATCGGTCCCGGTCTGGGCAACGCGCCCGAGACCATTTCGGCGATCCAGTCGATCGTCAGGAGCGTCGACAAGCCCCTGGTGGTAGATGCCGACGCGATAGGGGCCTGCGGCGCGAAACCTCAAATCCTGAAGAAGAAGGCTGGCGTTCTCACACCACACGCCGGGGAGTTCAAGAAGCTCACTGGAAAAACCCTTCCCCAAGACGACCTCGACAAACGTAAGGCGGTGGTCAGAGAGGCCGCATCCAGGCTAAAGATGACGATCCTTCTGAAGGGACCTGTGGACATCATCAGCGACGGCTCCTACATCAAACTGAACAGAATCCACAATGACGCGATGACCGTGGGCGGGACGGGAGATGTCCTCACGGGGATTGTTGCTGGACTGATCGCCCAGAAGGCAACACCATTTGGTGCGGCGCGCATAGGGGCATTTACGGCGGGCCTCGCCGGTGACCTCGCGTTCGAGGAGAAGAGCTACGGTCTGCTCGCCACTGATGTGATAGAGAAGATACCATTTGTGCTCAGAAGGTATCTGTAGCGAGCCATCGAGGCTGACAGATGAAGTTCGCAGTGCTATCAGACATCCACTCCAACCTGCATGCGCTCCGGGCAGCCCAGGATGTGATCAAGGATAACGACGTCGAGATGGTCGTTTGCTTGGGAGACATCATCGGTTACGGGGCTTTCCCCAACGAGTGCTGCGAGATCGTCAAGAAATTGGCAAGACATTGCATCTTCGGCAACCACGAGGTGTCCGTTCTCACGCGTGACACAATATGGATGAACCCGTACGCGGCCAAGGCATCAAAGTGGACGAGTGATGTGCTCAATCAGGATTCTAGAGACTACTTGCTCTCAATCGAACAGTGCGCCAAGTTCGAATCCGCAGGCGCAAGAGTCGCGATGTGTCACGGATCGATAGATAGCGTAGTGGAGTATGTCTACGAGGGCAACACAAGGGATTCGATGCTCTCGAGCGTGGGTGCCGATATTCTGATACTGGGCCACACTCACATCCCCTACATGAAGAAATTTGGTTCAGGCTTGATCTTGAACCCGGGCTCGGTCGGTCAGCCAAGAGACGGAAATCCAAGAGGGAGCTTGGCGCTCCTCGATCCAGAGGCCAGCACGTGCAGCATCATCAGGTTCGATTATGACATCGAGTCTGCGTGGACAGCTATTGTCTCGGGAGGACTGCCCGACTACCTTGGGGAAAGGCTTTTCATCGGCAGGTGAGGAAACAGGTTTGGAAGGCTCTCAAAGGCGAATAACTCGTCATGCGACTATCGTACTGACTGGCTTCTTAAGCTGACGGGTCAAGTAGGCAGTGACGATCTCTGCGAATTGACTCGGCAACATCTCACCACTGAGACACCTGCCCAATGGTTTAGTGAGTTCGGTTGGTAATGCCTGATCTAGCTCGATCTTCGGGCAGACGAATCCCATCGGGCCGTACGGAAGGACGGACGCTTGCTCCGCGAATAGCTCCTCGTCGTCTGGGATATCGTACAGGTCGCGCATGTTCGTGGACTTGCCTTTGTGCCCTTGCATCGTGTTTGTGGCAACATAGGACAGCCCTGCACGCCGACATACCTTGCTCACCCAATGTCGTAGGTAGACAGGGCTCAAGCGTGTGAGCAGATGCTTCGCTTGAAATCTGCGCCATTGAGTCGAGAGGTTGCACGTGCTCATTCCCACGTTGTGTTCCAAGCTTCCGTCTGCCTTTCGATGAGGGATGATCGGGCCTTCAGGCATTGCATCTGGCACGATCTTCTTGAGATCCGCCAACGCCTCACTGAGATCTGGTGGTAGACGCGCTTTCACTGGAGTCATTCTCTTGTTGCCTGGTTCGCGACCACTTGTTATGATCGCCTCTGGCTTCCCGTCCTGCCCGAATCTGACATGCTTCCACCTGAACATGCACACATGCGAGGGCCTCACCC
This portion of the Candidatus Thermoplasmatota archaeon genome encodes:
- a CDS encoding TldD/PmbA family protein; translated protein: MNELKELARHVLEVARAEGADDVVTEAINSSIAQVRFSNNQIDCINSWNEKHVALFVAVGRRIMSTDLRALDSKDSLARELVALAKKAPPSKIYGGIAKGKFKYRPGKIDKRIVGLSDPSKYVLDAIEGAESAGANNIGGTFYVRHGRNAIASSGGAFGSDESASVDLSVRAFVQPEASGHAVCCAAKLSDLDARGIGEKAGEMGVRAKNPVQGEEGKMDIIMEPLFLGSVTQSTSHMMSAMSVEIGASMYAKKIGKRVASNEVTFVDDPTITSTSRRSYDHEGVPTRRNVLIKDGVFKTYLHNTSTAKRFKTKTTASAGPLIPTANAMAAQPLPFHPVLTPGDWKLDEIIADTKRGLYFNNTWYTRFQNYSTGEFSTIPRDAILRIENGEVVGSVKNIRVSDNLMNLWKSVDALSKAAEEVYWWDEASPPSTLPIARATGMNITRSS
- a CDS encoding signal recognition particle protein Srp19 (binds to 7S RNA to mediate binding of the signal recognition particle protein Srp54), which encodes MAVNPEKAIVLWPTYFDLRATRGEGRRVPKRDAIEAPSAQMLFEAVKSLGLDCILELEKSYPRFWYRSGGRVLVEPKLGKTELMDKVASKLKNMPKLKI
- a CDS encoding TldD/PmbA family protein codes for the protein MLDEDVAEATLDLAALKADTLLAEVRLEERNSRQISIRSGQVSNVTKSSDSGMNVRIVLSNGIGFSSSNRISKSEGARLVQEAVRQAKSAKRRSPVSFSSERAIDTSWEVRQKRPLVEVSTDDKLEYLRGLDNAVMKTGAKVQGRYYEQRDYETASLLVNSEGSRIRSLLPRVVVESYNLVSSKGETEQSIREWAATGGWENVEAWALEGVLADEVRMLKRQIDKGKKVKPGVKDLVCGPEVAGIAAHESCGHPMEADRILGREMSQAGKSFVSPDMIGKKIGSRYATVIDDPTVQGSYGYYAYDQEGVKARPRYLYKEGLINEFLHNRESASRMNVQSNGASRSEFYLREPIVRMGNTFVAPGDFEEDELIGSVKDGVLMHSFTEWNIDDKRFNQKYVSREAYFVKDGELAGPARKCILEITTPAFWGAIDAASKKVVLTSGECGKGDPMQGMATDMGGPMIRLRSVMLK
- a CDS encoding metallophosphatase family protein → MKFAVLSDIHSNLHALRAAQDVIKDNDVEMVVCLGDIIGYGAFPNECCEIVKKLARHCIFGNHEVSVLTRDTIWMNPYAAKASKWTSDVLNQDSRDYLLSIEQCAKFESAGARVAMCHGSIDSVVEYVYEGNTRDSMLSSVGADILILGHTHIPYMKKFGSGLILNPGSVGQPRDGNPRGSLALLDPEASTCSIIRFDYDIESAWTAIVSGGLPDYLGERLFIGR
- a CDS encoding NAD(P)H-hydrate dehydratase; amino-acid sequence: MARSAIPPEEVKVLDTNASYLGVRTINLMENAGAAVAKYVLSISKPASKLAVICGKGNNGGDGFVAARHLAKQVQTDLFLIEPEQDIASDIARMNLESARESLRPLPHLDTRKYDIIVDAMLGIGLQGSPRIPYPRYIKLLNDSRKTIVSIDVPSGWPSDLRIRSDVTVTFHAPKVGMNKENSGKIVVVDIGIPPDAETYCGPGDFALLPRRRKDSHKGDSGRVLVIGGGPYTGAPAFTGMAAMRSGVDLTYIATPETSAIPVAIYSPSYIVRALEGEILREDHVKELLQFSKGMDVVAIGPGLGNAPETISAIQSIVRSVDKPLVVDADAIGACGAKPQILKKKAGVLTPHAGEFKKLTGKTLPQDDLDKRKAVVREAASRLKMTILLKGPVDIISDGSYIKLNRIHNDAMTVGGTGDVLTGIVAGLIAQKATPFGAARIGAFTAGLAGDLAFEEKSYGLLATDVIEKIPFVLRRYL
- a CDS encoding DUF211 domain-containing protein, whose translation is MSEIKRLVLDVLKPHHPTIIEMSRRIGVLNGVSGVNCTLEEVDRETESVKITIEGTSIDFESVEETISDCGGVIHSVDSVSAGKKLVEEVGTPQDR